CTTGGACAAATTTTCCACCATGGCTTCTAGACGTGCAAAGCGTGTTTCGAATTGTTGTCGTTCTACATCTCGGTTTTGTCGGTCCGCCATCAACATTTCTAAAATTCTCTCCATTGTGTCTGGGTTTTCGGGATTAGATCGAGTTGTCACCATAGTTGGAAGCAAAGCACCTGGAcggtgctctgataccaattgataaGAACCAAAAAATGGAACAGAATTGAAAATATGAAAACTGAAATTTATGTAGATAATATTGGAATATTACAACACAGGTTTTCGAGAGCCTGTCTCTCCACAATTCAAATTCTTCCTAAATTTTCTGAATGCCTTCCTAATTCTGATTTGCTTCTATTTATACTGTATTTACATCTGTTCCTAATTGGCACAATTAATTTGAAGGGTTATAACTGTTAGATTTGATGCTGTTTGGTTCCAAGGGTTGCATCCCTTCGGGTGGGTGTGTCTGTTCACCAAGGGTCACGCCCCCTGATTCGCATCTCCTGACTCTGCACTCCTTGGGAGTCGCTGCCTGCGTGTGTAAAACTTGGTGATGGGTGGCCTAGGCTTATCATTGTGCAAGTCGCATTTTATTCCAAACACTAGCTCCACTTCATCAATGGCACCTTACCTCGCCCGCCTGATGAAGATAGAGACTCTAACACGTGGGATCAATACAACACCATGATTATGTCATGGCTCAACAACTACGTAGAACTAGACTCTGATACCATGTGAAATCTAATGGTGATACACCATTGTCAACAAGAAAAAATGCAGAAAGCTCATGGAAATAGAAAAGGAGTTTCTGATATTTTATTGTTCACAAAATCTAACCATTACAATATAAGAGTTTGACTAATATGCACCACATCATTGGTATAAAACTAATTGACCGATAACAGTAAACGGTTAGAAATCAGTTAGAACCTTTAATGCTTAGCTGGCAAGTCAGTAACTTTATTCCCTTGTACTTTTATAAGTATGTTTCCATTTTCATCTATGTTTTCTAATTCATAGCCTATTTAGTGGTTCAATTCACTACTCTCACAGTTTCTCTAGCTATGATGATGGAAAACAGACTCATGCATGCTGTTCAATACAATGTCTATGGTGGAGGACCCAATGCACTTAAAGGTTCTTCAACCTCATTTCATTATTCTATTATCTCGCATGTAATATTCATTTTTGTTTAAGTAGATAACAATAATTTTGAGTTATTGCAGCATGTTGGAGTTCCCATACCCATTCCTCGTAAAGATGAGGTTTTGATAAAATTGGAAGCAGCTAGTATAAATCCAATTGATTGGCAAATACAGAAAGGCATTCTGTGGTCAATTGTTCCTACCAAATTTCCATATATACCATGTAACTCTCTAGATATTCATTTTAGAAGTCAAACATATAAGAATAATCATCTTCCCCATATATGCATTCTGTAATAGGTATGGATGTAGCAGAAGAAGTCATGGAGGTTGGTAAAGGTGTTTCAAAGTTCAAAGTTGGTGACAAAGTTTTAGGCTTAATGAGTccctttgtaaattttttttctacTATTTGTAccatttgaatataatatttattttttgagaATTAAATTATTTCATGGTAGAGTGGTGGAGGACTAGCTGAGTTTGCTGTTGTTAAGGAGAGTGTCACTGCCTTAAGACCACCAGAAATCTCAGCATCCGAATTCGCCGGCTTACCTGTTGCAGCCAGTATAACAGCTCTCCAAGCACTTTCACAAACAATAGGAATCAAACTCGACGGAAGCGGTGAACGGAAAAACATCTTGATCACTGCTGCATCAGGTGGTGTAGGCCACTATGCAGTTCAATTGGCAAAGTTGGGCAACACTCATGTGACGGCCACCTGCGGGGCTAGAAACATCGAATTCGTCAAAAGCTTAGGAGCTGATGAGGTGATTGATTATAAAACACCAGAAGGTGCTGCATTAAAGAGTCCTTCTGGTAAGAAATATGATGCAGTGATTCATTGTGCAAATGAGTTTCCATGGTCAATTTTTGAGGCTAATTTAAGCATGAACGGTAAGGTGGTAGACATAAGTCCTACACCTAGTTCAGTGATGAGTTTTGCTCTTAAGAAACTTACCTTCCCCAAGAAGCAACTTGTGCCATTGTTTTTACTTCCAAATGGTAGGGATCTTCAATATCTTGTTGATTTGGTTAAGCAAGGAAAACTTAGAACAGTTATTGACTCCAAATATCCTATAAAAAAAGCTGAAGATGGTTGGGCTAAGAGTATTGATGGTCATGCAACTGGGAAGATCATTTTTGAGTTCTGAATATGCAGTACGGTGCTCTATAATATATGCATACACTAAATTATATGAATAAGTATTCTTAGAATACCCTTTTGTGTAAATGTTtctaattttgtatttttagcatctttgatattttttgttttcattaagaatatattttattaataaaagtacTAAATGTatctaataattttaataatttcaaGTGATGTTTATCTATATGTAAGCAATAGAATTAGAATTTTGACTAAAATAGGTTTCAGATACTAACTTCCTGATATCATATATATCTAAATATTATAATAGAACAAATTTTACTTAAGCTATTCCTATACAACTAATTTTAAGAGAAAGAAcctcactctatataaactccaGAGATTTTGTGTTTTTCCAGtagtaaatatttttcaaaagatgtttATACGTAGTGACAAAATGTATAATATATTATCTTTCATTCTTTGTTTataaattttttcataaaatagttgATAAACAGAGAGAAAATATAGTTGGAGATTGAATAAATTAGAAAATAAGAAATTCTACAAAGTCAAAAAATTAGAAATCGAAAAAACCAGGTTAGGAGATGTTAGAGTCATGGCAGTGGAAGGCCGGCGGTGAAGCTCGGCGACCGGCGGAGGACAGATTGCATACGGAGACAATTGGAAAATCAGGTAAGGCAGTGGTCGGAATTGACAGGTCAGACCACGAGGCAGTGGCTAAGTGCAAGAGGAAGCGCCAGACACCGGCGGTGCCGCGGCTTCCGGAGTATGGACGATGGAAGGCGGCGCGACTCGAGCTTGAGGTGGCAGATTTTGGCATGAGGCGGCAGAGCCACATTAGTCCGCGAGTGTGCATGGTCAAGTCGCAATCAGTCTAATTTCAGAATTTTCTAAATTCAGTCAATTTTCTTGATTTACGTGTTTTATACTTTATCGGCTCCAACCAGGGTCCATTTTCTGATTGGTTGTGGTTTGAGCTTTGTTTGTTGGGTTTTAGCTATTATAAACATGTATATCTTCTATTATTTCAGTGTGACCGTTTTAGAGTTTAAGAACAAAAGAGAGAAATAAGGGTTTAGGAAAACCTTTTAGAATTATCTAGACGGAGCATATAATACTTCTTGATAACGTTGGTGTTATTGATACATATATTGAGAGTTGGATAGGTtgagaaacacttgggtagaaaatataGTTTGTTCTTAGAACTTTGAAGGCGAAGACTATTTcgttgtaatctcttgtaacaactgcTGAAGTATAGTGATTTGGAGAGCTGTGCTCTCCCCTGGACATAGACCTTTTGATCGAACTAGGTAAACAAACCATTCACATTTTTTCTCGTCTTATTATGTTATATTTTCTGCTTATTGGTTATTACTGTCGAataccatttattttggttgctactatTCTTTCCCTCACATATTAAATTACTTGGTTTGAATTGACCTTGTCATTTTCACAAAAAGTGGCTCCCGCGAGGGACAAATGGGTATTATTTATAAGTGAGCACCATGGCTTAATGGAAGATCGAAATTTTTTCCAGAGATTATAACTTCGGATTATGGATGGTGAAGATGAAAGTAATTTTAACTCAAGAGAAATGTATTGAATCTTTGAAGGGAGAGGCATTGATGCTTGCAAGGCTTACAACGACAGAAAAGACCGAGATGGTGGATAAGACCATAAGTGCTATTATCTTGTGCTTCAGGGATAAAGTTCTAAGGGAAGTCGCATGAGAGCCGATTGCTACTTAGATGTGGGAAAAACTTGAATCTGTGTACATGACTAAGTCTTTGGCTCACATATTATGTTTGAAACAACAACTCTACTCATTCCGATTGGCGAAGAACAAATCCATAGTGGAGCAGTCGACGAAATTTTACAAGATTATtgatgatcttgagaatattgaagtGAAGATATATGATGAGGACAAGGATCTACTCTTATTGAGTTTATTACCCAGATCCTTTGATCACTTTAAATATGTCCTTCTTTATGGTAAGAAAAGTACTATTACTTTGGATGAAGTTTAGACGGTGGTGaaatttaaaaacaattcaaAGGAGAAATATTTGAAGATAGAAGATAATAGTGAAGGCTTAAGTGTATCAAAAAGAATGTACTGAGTGTAGAGGGACGTCCACATCAAAGAGGTTTGACAAGTCAAATGTAATGAATTTTGCATAAAACGAGATAAAAATTACTTGGTTGACAAGTGAAATGTAATGAATTTTGAGGAAGG
The Vicia villosa cultivar HV-30 ecotype Madison, WI linkage group LG6, Vvil1.0, whole genome shotgun sequence genome window above contains:
- the LOC131611641 gene encoding chloroplast envelope quinone oxidoreductase homolog, coding for MENRLMHAVQYNVYGGGPNLLQHVGVPIPIPRKDEVLIKLEAASINPIDWQIQKGILWSIVPTKFPYIPCMDVAEEVMEVGKGVSKFKVGDKVLGLMSPFSGGGLAEFAVVKESVTALRPPEISASEFAGLPVAASITALQALSQTIGIKLDGSGERKNILITAASGGVGHYAVQLAKLGNTHVTATCGARNIEFVKSLGADEVIDYKTPEGAALKSPSGKKYDAVIHCANEFPWSIFEANLSMNGKVVDISPTPSSVMSFALKKLTFPKKQLVPLFLLPNGRDLQYLVDLVKQGKLRTVIDSKYPIKKAEDGWAKSIDGHATGKIIFEF